A genomic segment from Nodularia sphaerocarpa UHCC 0038 encodes:
- the csm3 gene encoding type III-A CRISPR-associated RAMP protein Csm3, whose translation MTFSTNRFESKELVGKVTINSTLKVETGIHIGGGGERLDIGGLDKPVIRNPVTRHPYLPGSSVKGKLRAILERLWKLPLNRHGGSGTYRYESDDLVDGYTEMKTDNSSILIKFDGSKNCKLSRLFGSTGTNFWVKTDVANQEELARVPNIEERIIIRPADEKNRFARFAKQGEEAKDGEIKEQYVKVKGRNTPARLIVRDCHLLDSSIALLERVDTGLYMTEWKFENGIDRVTAAANPRQVERVPAGAKFNFELVYTVENPDPKETVEDLQNIAIALAFLEDDALGGHGSRGYGKVKFENFLFNYRSLEQYRQIANAPQESLALQTLDTIPNTQALLDNFRTLREYIEQRLLPGNES comes from the coding sequence ATGACATTCTCAACAAATAGATTTGAATCCAAAGAATTAGTAGGTAAGGTAACAATTAACAGTACTCTCAAGGTAGAAACTGGTATTCACATTGGTGGTGGTGGTGAAAGATTAGACATTGGTGGACTAGATAAACCAGTTATTCGTAATCCGGTAACGCGTCATCCTTATTTACCAGGTTCATCTGTTAAAGGCAAATTACGAGCAATTTTAGAGCGTTTATGGAAATTACCTCTAAATCGTCATGGTGGTAGTGGTACTTATCGCTATGAAAGTGATGACTTAGTAGATGGTTATACAGAAATGAAAACAGACAATTCATCAATATTGATCAAATTTGATGGTTCTAAAAATTGCAAACTTTCCAGACTCTTTGGTTCAACAGGTACTAATTTTTGGGTGAAAACTGATGTGGCTAATCAAGAAGAATTAGCTCGTGTACCTAATATTGAAGAACGCATCATTATTAGACCTGCGGATGAGAAAAATAGATTTGCAAGATTTGCAAAACAAGGGGAAGAAGCTAAAGATGGGGAAATTAAAGAGCAATATGTAAAAGTTAAAGGACGAAATACGCCTGCGCGTTTAATTGTGAGAGATTGTCACTTATTAGATAGCTCAATTGCTTTACTAGAAAGAGTTGATACTGGTTTATATATGACCGAGTGGAAATTTGAAAATGGTATTGATAGAGTAACAGCAGCAGCGAACCCCAGACAAGTAGAACGTGTACCAGCAGGGGCAAAATTCAATTTTGAGTTAGTTTATACTGTGGAAAATCCAGATCCAAAGGAAACGGTTGAAGATTTGCAAAATATTGCGATCGCACTGGCGTTTCTCGAAGATGACGCACTAGGTGGACATGGTTCGAGAGGTTACGGAAAGGTCAAATTTGAGAATTTTCTGTTTAACTATCGCAGCTTAGAACAATATCGCCAAATCGCCAACGCACCCCAAGAATCATTAGCTTTACAAACCTTAGACACCATTCCCAACACCCAAGCACTGTTAGATAACTTCAGAACCTTACGCGAGTATATCGAACAGCGACTATTACCAGGAAATGAATCATGA
- the csm2 gene encoding type III-A CRISPR-associated protein Csm2 — MTQTPIPRNSEDISLTMVNKIDKFTLGFQEYEIRDLVNHTEKLGKELVKIQLKTNQIRKFLDAVKRLKSKLDKTETRDFNVIKDDLIFLRPQLAYAAARQQKNNKDLGPVAPFKQVLEAAIKQVKTTKDFDRFVQLIESIIAYHKAAGGQDQ, encoded by the coding sequence ATGACACAAACACCTATACCTAGAAACAGCGAAGATATTAGCCTCACAATGGTTAATAAGATTGATAAATTCACTTTAGGTTTCCAAGAATATGAGATTCGTGACTTGGTAAATCATACTGAAAAACTTGGTAAAGAACTTGTAAAAATACAACTTAAAACTAATCAAATACGTAAGTTTTTGGATGCTGTTAAACGTCTAAAATCAAAACTAGATAAAACCGAGACAAGGGATTTCAATGTAATTAAAGATGATTTAATTTTTCTACGACCTCAACTTGCTTATGCTGCTGCGCGACAACAAAAGAATAATAAAGATTTGGGACCAGTTGCACCTTTTAAGCAAGTATTGGAAGCAGCAATTAAACAAGTGAAGACAACGAAAGATTTTGATAGATTTGTTCAATTAATTGAATCAATAATTGCTTATCATAAAGCAGCCGGAGGACAAGACCAATGA